In Chitinophagales bacterium, one DNA window encodes the following:
- a CDS encoding leucine-rich repeat domain-containing protein, whose translation MKKLILSLFLLSILLFNNATGQCITDANFKAAIASDCPACIDINGCLLPTASTLQELDVAGKNIADISGIEGFTSLQTFYCNNNLIGSIPPLPDSLKVLYCSDNVITSLPSELPYKLQQLKCENNQLTSLPLLPGSLQTLFCSDNLLSELPPLPNNLDNLTCNDNHLFSLPPLPALLTSIHCNLNQLYQLPELPSGLKKLFCEQNQLISLPSLPASLTTLDINGNPIACLPELPYDLQLLSIDFTNITCLPNLPAIFQVFSPLPLCLSGSGNNCALNPVVSGNVFVDFNGDGFKDAEDVPFPGIAIKASAENWAGYSDQFGNYAVNGPFGGTYSYSAVLPPGNYSVNPAAPYSFTFNDTSGQEKKNINFGIHPAADVYDLGISITPGQIVSGVKTNYYITYTNKGPFAINGSVQFQHDDKVSFIGADINPFLQNGTVLTWAISALPPFTSQTVTAKFDIPSSVLAGTELAFTALGIISGASDIYLNDNVVTDSVTVTAVAGSNYKTVNKTQIIPTTLASGNEEVEYTIYFQNNGSNPSQNLDITDTLSANLNTASFAMIGSNEAGTLEIMNVAKNPAHPLVLHWNFDDIKLPFAANDPLGSRGFVKFIAKPLTSLVQGEKILNKSIIQFSNNANPIYSNTVTTNIMFPVSVADILNGTIELYAAPNPFTNSLQVKYQLRHKEEVTLSVLNMYGTVIWEKTMDGKSEETININMDNNPPGSYIITLHGKHTEAHAQMVKL comes from the coding sequence ATGAAAAAACTGATACTGTCTTTATTTTTATTGTCCATACTATTATTTAATAACGCCACCGGACAGTGCATTACTGACGCCAACTTCAAAGCAGCTATTGCCAGCGATTGTCCCGCCTGTATAGATATCAATGGTTGCCTGTTGCCGACGGCGAGCACATTGCAGGAACTTGATGTAGCCGGAAAGAATATTGCTGATATTTCAGGAATCGAAGGATTTACCAGCCTGCAGACATTCTATTGTAATAATAATCTGATCGGCAGCATTCCCCCGCTTCCCGACTCACTCAAGGTACTGTATTGCAGCGATAACGTGATCACGAGCCTTCCATCGGAATTGCCTTATAAACTTCAACAGCTAAAATGCGAGAATAATCAACTTACTTCTTTGCCATTATTGCCCGGTTCGCTGCAGACGCTTTTCTGTTCAGATAACCTGCTCTCTGAACTTCCCCCGCTGCCAAATAACCTCGACAACCTGACCTGCAATGACAATCACCTGTTTTCGCTTCCTCCTCTACCTGCACTTTTAACCTCTATTCATTGCAATCTCAATCAGCTTTACCAGTTACCTGAACTGCCTTCTGGCCTGAAGAAACTTTTCTGCGAACAAAATCAGCTTATTTCCCTGCCGTCGTTACCGGCATCTCTTACGACCCTCGATATCAATGGAAATCCAATTGCCTGCCTGCCGGAACTTCCATATGATCTTCAATTGCTGTCGATTGACTTCACCAATATTACTTGTCTTCCCAATCTGCCGGCCATATTCCAGGTATTTTCACCGCTGCCACTTTGCCTCAGCGGTTCAGGTAACAATTGCGCACTCAATCCTGTAGTCAGCGGAAATGTTTTTGTTGATTTTAACGGCGATGGATTCAAAGATGCTGAAGACGTCCCTTTTCCCGGCATTGCCATTAAAGCAAGCGCTGAAAACTGGGCCGGCTATTCAGATCAATTCGGCAATTACGCTGTGAATGGCCCGTTCGGCGGCACCTATTCTTACAGTGCAGTGCTTCCGCCGGGCAACTATTCCGTGAATCCGGCAGCACCTTATTCTTTCACTTTTAATGATACTTCCGGGCAAGAGAAAAAAAATATCAATTTCGGAATACACCCTGCTGCCGATGTGTATGATCTTGGTATCAGCATCACACCGGGACAAATTGTGTCAGGCGTCAAAACAAATTACTATATCACCTATACGAATAAAGGACCCTTTGCGATTAACGGATCGGTGCAGTTTCAACATGATGATAAGGTTAGTTTTATTGGGGCCGATATTAATCCGTTCCTGCAAAACGGCACGGTGCTCACCTGGGCCATCAGTGCATTACCACCCTTCACTTCTCAGACCGTAACGGCAAAATTTGATATCCCTTCTTCCGTGCTTGCAGGCACCGAGCTTGCCTTTACGGCACTTGGCATTATCAGCGGAGCTTCGGACATCTACCTGAACGACAATGTTGTTACCGATTCGGTAACCGTGACAGCAGTGGCCGGCTCCAATTACAAGACCGTCAACAAGACACAAATCATCCCCACGACGCTGGCAAGCGGTAATGAAGAAGTTGAATACACAATTTATTTTCAGAACAATGGCAGTAACCCGTCTCAAAACCTGGATATCACCGACACCTTAAGCGCTAACCTTAACACTGCGTCATTTGCCATGATTGGTTCCAATGAGGCAGGCACGCTGGAGATCATGAATGTGGCAAAGAACCCGGCTCATCCGCTGGTACTTCATTGGAATTTCGATGATATTAAGTTGCCATTCGCCGCTAACGATCCTTTAGGCAGCCGTGGTTTTGTAAAGTTTATAGCAAAGCCACTGACATCGCTGGTGCAGGGTGAAAAAATCCTGAACAAGAGTATTATTCAATTCAGCAACAATGCCAATCCGATTTACAGCAATACGGTAACGACCAACATTATGTTTCCTGTATCGGTTGCTGACATTTTGAATGGAACAATTGAATTATATGCCGCACCCAACCCTTTCACCAATTCTCTACAGGTAAAATACCAGTTACGGCATAAGGAAGAAGTCACGCTCTCCGTCCTTAATATGTATGGTACTGTGATCTGGGAAAAAACAATGGACGGGAAAAGTGAAGAAACCATAAACATTAATATGGATAACAATCCGCCGGGATCGTATATCATTACACTGCATGGTAAGCATACTGAAGCACATGCTCAAATGGTAAAATTGTAA
- the trxA gene encoding thioredoxin, whose amino-acid sequence MAVQLTDSNFKETVLDGNQVALVDFWAEWCGPCRMIGPVVEELSHEYEGKVIIGKVNVDDNPETATQFGIRSIPTILFFKNGQLVDKQVGVVPKSVLESKLKSHLA is encoded by the coding sequence ATGGCTGTACAATTAACAGATTCCAACTTTAAAGAAACCGTGCTGGATGGTAACCAGGTTGCACTTGTTGACTTTTGGGCAGAATGGTGTGGACCATGCAGAATGATCGGGCCTGTAGTTGAAGAATTATCACATGAATACGAGGGTAAAGTGATAATTGGAAAGGTGAATGTGGATGATAATCCTGAAACTGCTACTCAGTTTGGCATACGGAGTATTCCGACCATACTTTTCTTTAAAAACGGGCAGTTGGTTGACAAGCAGGTTGGCGTGGTACCTAAATCCGTACTCGAGTCTAAACTGAAATCACACCTCGCATAG